GAATTCCACGCGCATGAAGGACGAATACCTTCCGGAAGTCGCCCTGGCCGCACGGCTGGAGCGCCACGTCCAGCAGACGCTCTCCGCCATGCGGGGGTATTCGTATTCGGCCAAGCCGGAATACCACGCCGAGGCCCTGGCCGAGCTGGCCCAGGTGGAAAAGGCCCTGGCCGAGGCCAGGGAGCTGGGCGACAGGTATCCCAGGCTGGTCAAGCTGCGCGAGGGCATCGCAAAGGCGCAGGAGCGCCACGCGGAGTACGTGCAGATGGCCACGGACACCAAGGCCCGCATCGACCTGCAGGCCAAGGACCGCGCCGAGCGCGTCCGGCTGGCCGGGGAGGTGCTCGCCCAGTCCGCAAGCTTCCTGAAGTCCCAGGACAGCTCCCTGCGCGCGGAGATCGGGCGCGACGCGGCCAACGAGGCCATCGTGGAGCGCTACGAGAAGATCGCGCTCATGGGCGTCATCGTCCAGACCGTGGCGGACATCCGCATCAAGATCCTCTCGGGCGACTCCCAGGACGACGTCTCCCAGTATGTCGCGGCCCTGAGCCTCTTTCCCGAACTGGAAGGCAATCTGGACAAGATTCGCGGAAGCACCCACCAGCAGGCCAACCTGGGGCGCCTGGACATGCTGGAGGACCGCGTCATCAAATTCAAGCTCCTGGTGGGCAAGC
This genomic window from Fundidesulfovibrio magnetotacticus contains:
- a CDS encoding MCP four helix bundle domain-containing protein: MNNLRLAWKIGLGFGLVLLILGILGLLATSRMESAQENSTRMKDEYLPEVALAARLERHVQQTLSAMRGYSYSAKPEYHAEALAELAQVEKALAEARELGDRYPRLVKLREGIAKAQERHAEYVQMATDTKARIDLQAKDRAERVRLAGEVLAQSASFLKSQDSSLRAEIGRDAANEAIVERYEKIALMGVIVQTVADIRIKILSGDSQDDVSQYVAALSLFPELEGNLDKIRGSTHQQANLGRLDMLEDRVIKFKLLVGKQIENTRALAALGEKRAQAARHLLDVAQAVAAAGMEQTSHLAEASDAGLETSGRLLLGGLAVALALGATVAVLITRAITGPVRRGVDFARTVAGGD